The Parambassis ranga chromosome 1, fParRan2.1, whole genome shotgun sequence genome includes a region encoding these proteins:
- the timm10 gene encoding mitochondrial import inner membrane translocase subunit Tim10, translating into MDPMKAQQLAAELEVEMMADMYNRMTNACHRKCVPPHYKEAELTKGESVCLDRCVAKYLDLHERLGRKLTEMSVQDEEMMRKAAVGSG; encoded by the exons ATGGATCCCATGAAGGCGCAGCAGCTGGCGGcggagctggaggtggagatgATGGCTGACATGTACAACCG AATGACCAACGCCTGCCACAGGAAGTGCGTGCCGCCTCATTACAAGGAGGCAGAGCTTACGAAGGGCGAGTCGGTATGTTTGGACCGCTGCGTGGCCAAATACCTGGACCTCCACGAGAGGCTGGGACGGAAGCTGACGGAGATGTCGGTCCAGGACGAGGAGATGATGAGGAAGGCGGCCGTCGGCAGCGGATAG
- the LOC114445139 gene encoding uncharacterized protein LOC114445139, with protein sequence MQKFWWPEHELQLLRELQRQQQSTQFCDTLLQTEALSPYLSEKLSSCPLPPSGERRQLQLRNVKAKTLVKLVGLLYSGVLEVKGVTEKSDVLAAAHAFGITDLVEGQKYVEVKEGMQQGDCKSFGICKENGREWHENSKKQDAQVQVDVVGGREERSCASVGTQTVSETSVDTSVICSGYTKPPTAEPESSGCQSLNLAFCLEPTPTHASTPRPAIPSDEESTLTQSSNPASTTPFSGDAVTFPVNSDFSFAHKDSVYQELSESGDIIQALVGERTGVTDGTNGEVSDNGGDAELPGQVTGDETVGAESAETTEKTGVCASVGLKNLAEMERMQQMVETTQISVKVKLRRQRTEGEAWEVVSMQDTDETFSVLASLKQDCSRRPQADADSTDDLSREPDVLTPQPAASNQLQLLSTNTPTLSDVSFSPNQTDKPESAPLSQHHGSAEESDEQIGKLLEDIMMSLNILSTSMCQDPGTEEDAGQSQLHSAAQCNHCPSDESATGIHCCFAAQNQPTSESRSAPPSDVLQQQQQQQRSAWYDSSDGSLEPSDAISCQEKLHYPQFQQAPSQDDQHVHQLLPLVNENDTQLGQTFPLPCMDEFRLPPCLSPLESCTSVTTQQLHLSSSCNDLQQQQSPWQQRRPWLSENPGSLTFPLSAGSQSWWSKQCLGHVEQNPKNVGTCAETFSEADLQLQSKEITEALKCKQDEPAGGAAAPRRKKKCTGHQKNASRGNDGTKQARIRTRSFVKKELASDIILGNSALLVPVIHRAKITDTQGLLFPTGTCGGPRKKTPEESVPVDEDGELQMGEDVSKETEEKQTSRRCDKRKRSTSEEEPKNTASAAENKDDTTKLRTPKRPKMVSLKDFQKLLRRQHSTTTSKNKDKQVTDEDRGVLSLDENHNQLLHKHREDTNSSANENSGSTFNDEEDVARRLQSGVLMKTHDEGGADSHQSAISQDEDLPHSNTRLPQETNAAPDHDPNPKPEKTGPPVSGSEDVSRTEEGEEEEVDILLYSPEKDPQGRACEFGLNGVDMTADEEEEEEERNDIDVTGDEAE encoded by the exons ATGCAGAAGTTCTGGTGGCCCGAGCATGAGCTGCAGCTACTTAGGGAGCTGCAGAGACAACAACAGAGCACCCAGTTCTGCGACACCCTGCTGCAAACTGAAG CTCTCAGCCCTTACTTGTCTGAGAAGCTGTCGTCCTGCCCGCTTCCTCCATCTGGGGAAAGGCGCCAGCTCCAGCTCCGCAACGTGAAGGCAAAGACCTTGGTGAAGCTGGTTGGATTGCTGTACTCTGGTGTGCTGGAGGTGAAAGGAGTCACAGAGAAGAGTGATGTGCTGGCTGCAGCACATGCGTTTGGGATCACAGACCTTGTGGAAGGACAGAAATATGTGGAAGTAAAGGAGGGAATGCAGCAGGGGGATTGTAAAAGTTTTGGAATTTGCAAAGAGAATGGCAGAGAATGGCACGAGAACTCGAAGAAGCAGGACGCTCAAGTTCAGGTGGATGTGGtcggagggagagaggaaagaagtTGTGCCTCTGTAGGCACACAGACTGTGAGTGAGACGTCAGTAGACACTTCTGTTATTTGCTCAGGCTACACTAAGCCCCCCACTGCAGAACCTGAATCCTCTGGATGTCAAAGTTTGAATCTTGCTTTCTGTTTGGAACCAACACCAACACACGCCTCCACACCTCGCCCAGCCATTCCCAGTGACGAAGAGTCAACATTAACTCAATCCTCAAATCCAGCATCAACCACCCCTTTCTCCGGAGATGCAGTCACTTTCCCTGTTAACAGTGATTTCAGCTTTGCTCACAAGGACAGTGTCTACCAAGAGTTGTCTGAGTCAGGGGACATTATACAGGCATTGGtcggggaaaggacaggagtgACCGATGGAACGAACGGCGAGGTGAGCGACAACGGAGGCGATGCAGAGCTGCCGGGACAGGTGACCGGGGATGAGACAGTAGGAGCGGAAagtgcagaaacaacagagaagacAGGCGTGTGTGCCAGCGTGGGGTTAAAGAACCTGGCTGAGATGGAACGGATGCAGCAGATGGTGGAGACCACACAGATTTCTGTGAAG gtGAAGCTGAGGAGGCAGCGGACTGAAGGAGAAGCGTGGGAGGTGGTGAGCATGCAGGACACAGATGAGACGTTCTCAGTTCTCGCCTCCTTGAAACAG GATTGCTCCAGAAGGCCACAGGCGGATGCTGACTCCACCGACGACCTGTCCCGTGAACCGGACGTGCTGACCCCCCAGCCTGCTGCCTCCAACCAACTGCAGCTCCTGAGCACCAACACGCCGACGCTCTCCGATGTCTCCTTCTCCCCAAACCAAACCGACAAGCCGGAGTCGGCGCCGCTCTCCCAGCATCACGGTTCTGCGGAGGAGTCTGATGAGCAGATAGggaagctgctggaggacatCATGATGAGTCTGAACATCCTGTCAACGAGCATGTGCCAGGACCCGGGAACAGAGGAGGATGCAGGCCAGAGTCAGCTGCattcagcagcacagtgcaATCACTGTCCAAGTGATGAATCAGCAACAG GTATCcattgttgttttgctgctcaGAACCAGCCCACGTCTGAGAGTCGTTCAGCTCCACCCTCTGAtgtgctccagcagcagcagcagcagcagcgctcggCTTGGTACGACTCATCTGACGGATCTTTGGAGCCAAGCGATGCAATAAGCTGCCAGGAGAAACTCCATTACCCACAATTCCAGCAAGCGCCTTCACAGGACGATCAGCACGTTCATCAGCTTTTGCCTCTGGTGAATGAAaatgacacacagctgggtcagACTTTTCCTTTACCTTGCATGGATGAGTTCCGGCTTCCTCCATGTCTCTCACCCTTAGAGTCATGCACATCTGTAACGACACAACAGCTTCACCTGAGTAGCTCCTGTaatgacctccagcagcagcagtcaccaTGGCAGCAGAGGCGACCCTGGCTCTCAGAGAACCCTGGATCTCTGACGTTTCCCCTTAGCGCCGGATCACAGAGCTGGTGGTCCAAGCAATGCCTGGGACACGTGGAGCAGAATCCCAAAAATGTCGGAACCTGTGCAGAAACATTTTCTGAAGCAGACCTACAATTACAGTCCAAGGAGATAACAGAggctttaaaatgtaaacaagaTGAGCCTGCAGGAGGCGCTGCAGCACCtagaagaaagaagaagtgcACAGGTCATCAAAAAAATGCCAGCAGAGGTAATGATGGAACAAAGCAGGCTCGGATCAGGACCAGAAGCTTTGTGAAAAAAGAGTTGGCGAGCGACATCATCCTGGGAAATTCTGCTCTTTTAGTACCTGTGATCCACAGAGCGAAGATTACAGATACACAAGGACTGCTGTTCCCAACGGGGACGTGCGGAGGACCACGGAAAAAAACACCGGAAGAGAGCGTCCCTGTTGACGAGGACGGTGAGCTGCAGATGGGCGAGGACGTGTCGAAGGAGACGGAGGAGAAACAAACGAGCAGGAGGTGTGACAAACGGAAGAGGAGCACGAGTGAGGAGGAGCCGAAGAACACTGCGagtgctgcagaaaacaaagacgACACAACAAAGCTAAGGACCCCCAAACGGCCAAAGATGGTCTCTCTGAAGGACTTTCAAAAGCTCCTCAGACGACAGCACTCAACAACCACAAGCAAGAACAAAGACAAGCAGGTGACTGATGAAGATCGGGGCGTTTTGAGCCTTGATGAGAATCACAATCAGCTtctccacaaacacagagaggacacaaacaGCTCCGCTAATGAGAACTCAGGTTCCACGTTTAATGATGAGGAAGACGTGGCCAGACGTCTTCAGAGCGGGGTGCTGATGAAGACTCATGATGAAG GTGGAGCAGATTCACATCAGTCTGCCATCAGTCAAGATGAAGATCTGCCTCACAGCAACACCCGCCTGCCTCAAGAAACCAACGCTGCTCCGGACCACGACCCGAACCCGAAACCTGAGAAAACCGGTCCGCCTGTGTCAGGATCTGAGGACGTCAGCAGGAcggaggaaggggaggaagaggaggtggataTTCTGCTTTACTCACCAGAAAAGGATCCTCAGGGCCGAGCGTGTGAGTTTGGACTCAACGGCGTGGACATGActgcagatgaagaggaggaggaggaggagaggaatgaTATAGACGTGACTGGAGATGAGGCAGAATGA